From one Brevibacterium sp. 'Marine' genomic stretch:
- a CDS encoding MFS transporter → MTASDRNHPASPAQAGSRERERGRRRSMFVAAFGTVVEWYDFSIFFYVATTLTKEFFGDQTDSLLLTLGVGAAGFLFRPLGAMVFGHLGDRIGRRSTLIISAVLMAISMLGIAVIPNYDTIGIWAGVLMVALRCLSGFSVGAEYTGIMVFLMESAGPGKRGLAASWAAANSEVGALLAVGSGALLANTLSPEAMDSWGWRLLFVLGAVLAIIMVPLRSMMEETETFKRLQQAEKDNKGKKDVGLERSPLITAILEQPRAILVAFLISSIGSVSYFLNITYVPTYIEEVAKVPNSGSLALGTVAAVVAIVVTPFFGLASDKFGRKPALAALMVVFVFTTIPAYVLLSNQSAGIAIAGSAFLAIPAAGWSAVAAAMVPEQFTGTSRFSGMAIGYNVATVLFGGLSPLIATALMSSTGITLAPAIYATVVIIVAGVPTLILARSMGKKTLAEVDADRHLVPA, encoded by the coding sequence ATGACAGCGTCGGATCGGAACCATCCCGCATCACCCGCCCAGGCAGGCAGTCGAGAGCGGGAGAGAGGCCGGCGCAGGTCGATGTTCGTCGCCGCCTTCGGCACCGTCGTCGAATGGTACGACTTCTCGATCTTCTTCTATGTCGCCACGACCCTGACCAAGGAATTCTTCGGCGACCAGACGGATTCCCTGCTGCTGACCCTCGGAGTCGGTGCGGCGGGATTCCTCTTCCGGCCCTTGGGTGCGATGGTCTTCGGCCACCTCGGCGATCGGATCGGACGTCGTTCGACGCTCATCATCTCCGCGGTCCTCATGGCGATCTCCATGCTCGGGATCGCGGTGATCCCGAACTACGACACGATCGGCATCTGGGCCGGCGTCCTCATGGTCGCCCTTCGCTGCCTGTCCGGATTCTCCGTCGGTGCCGAGTACACCGGCATCATGGTCTTCCTCATGGAATCGGCGGGACCGGGAAAGCGCGGATTGGCTGCCAGCTGGGCCGCGGCCAACAGCGAGGTCGGCGCGCTTCTGGCCGTGGGATCCGGTGCGCTGCTGGCGAATACGCTCAGTCCCGAGGCGATGGATTCCTGGGGCTGGCGGCTGCTGTTCGTCCTCGGCGCCGTGCTTGCCATCATCATGGTTCCGCTTCGGTCGATGATGGAGGAGACCGAGACCTTCAAACGGCTGCAGCAGGCGGAGAAGGACAACAAGGGCAAGAAGGACGTCGGTCTCGAACGCTCCCCGCTCATCACCGCGATCCTCGAGCAGCCGCGGGCGATCCTCGTCGCCTTCCTCATCTCGTCGATCGGCTCGGTCAGCTACTTCCTCAACATCACCTATGTGCCCACCTACATCGAGGAGGTGGCGAAGGTCCCGAACTCCGGTTCCCTGGCACTGGGCACGGTTGCGGCCGTCGTCGCCATCGTCGTCACCCCGTTCTTCGGCCTCGCCTCGGACAAGTTCGGGCGCAAACCTGCCTTGGCGGCACTCATGGTCGTCTTCGTCTTCACGACGATTCCCGCGTATGTGCTGCTGTCAAACCAGTCCGCGGGCATCGCGATCGCAGGATCGGCGTTCCTCGCGATCCCGGCGGCCGGGTGGAGCGCTGTGGCGGCCGCCATGGTCCCCGAGCAGTTCACCGGCACGAGCCGCTTCTCCGGCATGGCGATCGGCTACAACGTCGCCACCGTTCTGTTCGGCGGGCTCTCACCGCTCATCGCCACGGCACTCATGTCGTCGACGGGCATCACGCTGGCACCGGCGATCTACGCCACCGTCGTCATCATCGTCGCCGGAGTCCCGACCCTCATCCTCGCCCGCAGCATGGGCAAGAAGACCCTCGCCGAGGTGGACGCGGACAGGCATCTCGTGCCCGCTTGA
- a CDS encoding dihydrolipoamide acetyltransferase family protein: MSFEFPLPDVGEGLTEADIVAWKVAPGDTVTVNQILVEIETAKSLVELPSPQAGTVGALLVDEGQTIEVGTPIIRFGGDDSGAEAAPASASAPTSGSAEESADASGDADGGATLVGYGAKEASSKRRPRKGAPVPAPAAGAAPAASAAQAPVADAPAPAASAPAPAAPPAPAAPPAPAAAPAAASAAQAQPASAPASPGKPLAKPPVRKLAKDLGVDLSQVTPTGPRGDVTRDDVHAAANRTAAPTTGATAPAAASASDQAALEERIPFKGVTKMMAKAMVDSAFTMPHVTEFLDVDVTETMAMVRRLKSTKFLGEDVKVSPLLIVAKAVAWAVGRNPRINSCLEGDEIVVKKYVNLGIAAATPRGLIVPNIKNAQAMGLSELAQGIQDLTALARSGKTPPADQAGGTITITNVGVFGVDAGTPIINPGEAAILAFGQVRKKPWVVGDEIVPREITTLSVSADHRVVDGEIISKFLADVGRGLEDPTLMLA; encoded by the coding sequence ATGTCATTCGAATTTCCTCTTCCCGACGTCGGTGAGGGCCTGACCGAGGCCGACATCGTCGCGTGGAAGGTCGCCCCCGGCGACACCGTCACCGTCAACCAGATCCTCGTCGAGATCGAGACCGCGAAGTCGCTCGTCGAGCTGCCCAGCCCGCAGGCCGGCACCGTCGGTGCCCTCCTGGTCGATGAGGGCCAGACCATCGAGGTCGGCACCCCGATCATCCGCTTCGGCGGAGATGATTCCGGCGCCGAGGCGGCTCCCGCCTCCGCCAGTGCGCCGACTTCCGGTTCGGCCGAGGAATCGGCCGATGCCTCCGGTGATGCCGACGGCGGAGCCACCCTCGTCGGTTACGGAGCGAAGGAGGCGTCGTCGAAGCGTCGTCCGCGCAAGGGCGCTCCCGTCCCAGCCCCTGCCGCAGGCGCTGCTCCCGCAGCGTCGGCTGCGCAGGCCCCGGTCGCGGACGCACCGGCACCAGCGGCTTCGGCACCTGCACCGGCCGCGCCGCCTGCACCTGCTGCGCCGCCTGCACCGGCAGCGGCTCCTGCTGCGGCTTCGGCGGCTCAAGCACAGCCCGCATCGGCTCCTGCCTCACCGGGCAAGCCGCTGGCGAAGCCGCCCGTGCGGAAGCTTGCGAAAGATCTCGGTGTCGACCTGTCCCAGGTGACCCCGACCGGTCCCCGCGGAGACGTCACGCGCGACGATGTGCACGCCGCCGCCAACCGGACGGCCGCGCCGACCACGGGTGCCACGGCACCAGCGGCCGCCTCGGCGAGTGATCAGGCAGCGCTCGAAGAGCGGATCCCGTTCAAGGGCGTGACGAAGATGATGGCCAAGGCCATGGTCGATTCGGCATTCACCATGCCGCACGTCACCGAGTTCCTCGACGTCGACGTCACCGAGACGATGGCGATGGTCCGCCGGCTGAAGTCGACGAAATTCCTCGGCGAGGATGTGAAGGTCTCGCCGCTGCTCATCGTCGCCAAGGCCGTGGCGTGGGCCGTGGGACGCAATCCGCGGATCAACTCGTGCCTCGAAGGCGACGAGATCGTCGTGAAGAAGTACGTCAATCTCGGCATCGCGGCCGCCACCCCGCGCGGACTCATCGTGCCGAACATCAAGAACGCGCAGGCTATGGGTCTGAGCGAACTGGCACAGGGCATTCAGGATCTCACCGCTCTGGCGCGGTCGGGCAAGACACCGCCGGCTGATCAGGCCGGGGGCACGATCACGATCACGAACGTCGGCGTCTTCGGAGTCGATGCGGGTACGCCGATCATCAATCCGGGTGAGGCCGCGATCCTCGCGTTCGGGCAGGTGCGGAAGAAGCCGTGGGTGGTGGGCGACGAGATCGTTCCGCGTGAGATCACCACGCTGTCGGTCAGCGCCGATCACCGTGTCGTCGATGGCGAGATCATCTCGAAGTTCCTCGCCGACGTCGGACGGGGTCTGGAGGACCCGACCCTGATGTTGGCCTGA
- the pdhA gene encoding pyruvate dehydrogenase (acetyl-transferring) E1 component subunit alpha, translating into MTSNISVGTGAAHSQSSEPRMIQMLTEDGNRVESGEYDAFAAELTDEDLRGFYRDMVLVRRIDAEGAALQRQGQLGLWAPLFGQEAAQIGMGRAARPQDFVFPTYREHGLAYTRGVEPETLLSIFRGQNHGGWDPQEHRFHTYTIVIGSQALHATGYAMGISMDGDVGTGDIERDTVSIACFGDGATSQGDVSEALTFAGAFHAPVLFFCQNNQWAISEPTHVQSAAPLSTRGEGFGVPGIRVDGNDIIAMYSVARASLDSVRAGHGPMLIEAFTYRRGAHTTADDPTKYRDKAEEEIWEDRDPITRLKAYLDKHTETSDEFFAEVDAEADTLAARIRHNCMTMENPDGVEMFAHVTAEPHSLVDEERAEFLAYQASFADAGEA; encoded by the coding sequence ATGACCTCCAACATTTCAGTGGGAACCGGTGCTGCCCACAGTCAGTCCTCGGAGCCCAGAATGATCCAGATGCTCACCGAAGACGGAAATCGCGTCGAGTCCGGTGAGTACGACGCCTTCGCCGCAGAACTCACCGATGAGGATCTGCGCGGCTTCTACCGGGATATGGTCCTGGTTCGCCGCATCGATGCCGAAGGAGCTGCCCTGCAGCGTCAGGGACAGTTGGGCCTGTGGGCACCTCTGTTCGGGCAGGAAGCGGCCCAGATCGGCATGGGACGAGCCGCTCGCCCCCAAGACTTCGTCTTCCCCACCTACCGCGAACACGGCCTCGCCTACACCCGCGGCGTCGAACCCGAAACCCTGCTGTCGATCTTCCGCGGTCAGAACCACGGCGGCTGGGATCCGCAGGAGCACCGGTTCCACACCTACACCATCGTCATCGGCTCGCAGGCCCTGCACGCCACCGGCTACGCCATGGGCATCTCCATGGACGGTGACGTCGGCACCGGCGACATCGAACGCGACACCGTCTCCATCGCCTGCTTCGGCGACGGTGCGACCTCGCAGGGCGATGTCTCCGAGGCGCTGACCTTCGCCGGGGCCTTCCACGCCCCGGTCCTGTTCTTCTGCCAGAACAACCAGTGGGCCATCTCCGAACCGACTCACGTCCAGTCCGCAGCCCCGCTGTCGACCCGCGGCGAAGGATTCGGAGTCCCTGGCATCCGCGTCGACGGCAACGACATCATCGCGATGTACTCCGTCGCCCGTGCCAGCCTCGATTCCGTGCGCGCGGGCCACGGTCCGATGCTCATCGAAGCCTTCACCTACCGTCGCGGCGCCCACACCACGGCCGATGATCCGACGAAGTACCGGGACAAGGCCGAAGAGGAGATCTGGGAGGACCGCGACCCGATCACCCGCCTCAAGGCGTACCTGGACAAGCACACCGAGACCAGCGACGAGTTCTTCGCCGAGGTGGACGCCGAGGCCGACACCCTGGCCGCCCGCATCCGCCACAACTGCATGACCATGGAGAACCCCGACGGCGTCGAGATGTTCGCGCACGTCACCGCGGAACCCCACTCCCTCGTCGACGAGGAACGTGCCGAATTCCTGGCATACCAGGCCTCGTTCGCCGATGCGGGTGAGGCCTGA
- a CDS encoding alpha-ketoacid dehydrogenase subunit beta: MEKLPLSKAITAGMRKAMEDDPKVVLIGEDIGKLGGVFRVTEGLQKDFGPQRVIDAPLAESGIVGTSIGMAIRGYRPVIEIQFDAFIFPAYDQIVTQVAKLYNRTLGKENIPLVIRVPYGGGIGSPEHHSESPETVFAHHAGLRLVSPANAHDAYWMIQDAIKSEDPVMFFEPKRRYWMRGDVDTSVRGELGMHDARVVSEGTDVTLVAYGPLVPTAQDVVTAAAEEGKSVELIDLRSLNPIDFTAIEKSVTKTGRLVVAHEAPTFLGLGSEIAARITERCFFNLEAPVIRVGGYHTPYPGSRMEEHYLPDLDRIFDGVDRALSY, encoded by the coding sequence ATGGAGAAACTTCCCCTCTCGAAGGCGATCACCGCCGGAATGCGCAAGGCCATGGAGGACGACCCGAAGGTCGTCCTCATCGGTGAGGACATCGGCAAACTCGGCGGTGTCTTCCGCGTCACCGAAGGTCTGCAGAAGGACTTCGGCCCGCAGCGCGTCATCGATGCCCCGCTGGCCGAGTCCGGCATCGTCGGCACCTCGATCGGCATGGCCATCCGCGGCTACCGTCCCGTCATCGAGATCCAGTTCGACGCGTTCATCTTCCCGGCATACGACCAGATCGTCACTCAGGTGGCGAAGCTGTACAACCGCACCCTGGGCAAGGAGAACATCCCCCTGGTCATCCGCGTGCCCTACGGCGGCGGCATCGGTTCACCCGAGCACCACTCGGAGAGCCCCGAGACGGTGTTCGCCCACCACGCGGGACTGCGGCTCGTCTCCCCGGCGAACGCTCATGACGCGTACTGGATGATCCAGGACGCGATCAAGAGCGAAGATCCGGTGATGTTCTTCGAACCCAAGCGTCGCTACTGGATGCGCGGGGACGTCGACACCTCCGTTCGCGGCGAGCTGGGCATGCACGACGCCCGCGTCGTGTCCGAAGGCACCGATGTCACCCTCGTCGCCTACGGGCCGTTGGTCCCGACGGCGCAGGACGTGGTCACTGCGGCCGCCGAGGAGGGCAAGAGCGTCGAACTCATCGACCTGCGCAGTCTCAACCCGATCGACTTCACCGCGATCGAGAAGTCCGTGACGAAGACCGGCCGACTGGTCGTCGCCCACGAGGCACCGACCTTCTTGGGGCTGGGTTCGGAGATCGCCGCGCGCATCACCGAACGCTGCTTCTTCAACCTCGAAGCCCCGGTCATCCGGGTCGGCGGCTACCACACCCCGTACCCCGGTTCGCGGATGGAAGAGCACTACCTGCCCGACCTCGATCGCATCTTCGATGGTGTCGATCGGGCCCTGTCCTACTGA
- a CDS encoding D-arabinono-1,4-lactone oxidase, translating into MRDVQPRRGDRSGRQRFRNWAGHVHAHPHTFARPASAEELSGIVTAAAAAGDRLRVVGAGHSFTPMAAGDDVMVNLDGLSGIIGVDEERERVRFAAGTRLRDIPALLAPYGLALENQGDVNPQALAGAISTSTHGTGIGFTGFAGTVTGLSLMGPDGRVRELSAEAEPEVFDLARVSLGVLGVITEVELQCVPAFDLIAEEKVAGFDELLDGLTDRMRGTDHFEFYWFPHTDSVLTKTNTRVEPGQAGPGHLAEAGVRNRWLNLLDKEVVENGALRLAVELGAKVPGVVPSINRIAQSVVADRTYRAPGHDVFVTPRRVRFNEMEYALPFDSGPEAIREIRDVIEAKGWAISFPLEVRCAAADDVPLSTATGRETMYIAVHRFIKEDFAEYFRVVEAILSRHGGRPHWGKIHTRTAADLNELYPRFADFCELRARLDPEAVFGNRFTDSLFGLSRS; encoded by the coding sequence GTGAGAGACGTGCAGCCGCGACGAGGCGACCGATCCGGTCGGCAGAGATTCCGGAACTGGGCCGGTCACGTCCATGCACATCCGCACACATTCGCACGCCCCGCCTCGGCGGAGGAACTATCGGGAATCGTCACGGCCGCTGCGGCAGCGGGGGACCGTCTGCGCGTGGTCGGGGCCGGGCATTCCTTCACCCCGATGGCCGCCGGCGACGATGTCATGGTCAATCTCGACGGACTCTCCGGCATCATCGGCGTCGACGAGGAGCGCGAGCGGGTGCGCTTTGCCGCCGGCACCCGGCTGCGGGACATTCCCGCGCTGCTCGCACCCTACGGTCTGGCCCTGGAGAATCAGGGCGATGTCAATCCGCAGGCCCTGGCCGGTGCGATCTCGACGAGCACGCACGGCACCGGAATCGGGTTCACCGGGTTCGCCGGGACCGTCACCGGGCTGAGCCTGATGGGCCCCGACGGGCGGGTGCGGGAGCTGTCGGCCGAAGCGGAACCGGAGGTCTTCGACCTTGCACGGGTCAGCCTCGGCGTTCTCGGCGTCATCACCGAAGTCGAACTCCAGTGCGTGCCGGCCTTCGACCTCATCGCCGAGGAGAAGGTCGCCGGATTCGACGAACTCCTCGACGGGCTGACCGACCGGATGCGTGGGACCGACCATTTCGAGTTCTACTGGTTCCCGCACACCGATTCGGTGCTGACGAAGACGAACACCCGAGTGGAACCGGGGCAGGCCGGGCCGGGCCACCTCGCCGAGGCGGGGGTGCGCAACCGGTGGCTCAACCTCCTCGACAAAGAGGTGGTGGAGAACGGGGCACTGCGATTGGCCGTCGAGCTCGGGGCGAAGGTCCCGGGCGTGGTGCCCTCGATCAATCGCATCGCCCAGTCCGTCGTGGCAGACCGGACGTACCGGGCACCGGGCCATGATGTGTTCGTCACCCCTCGGCGGGTGCGGTTCAACGAGATGGAGTACGCGCTGCCCTTCGACTCCGGACCCGAGGCGATCCGGGAGATCCGAGACGTCATCGAGGCCAAGGGGTGGGCGATCTCATTCCCCCTCGAGGTCAGGTGCGCCGCCGCCGATGATGTGCCGCTGTCGACGGCGACGGGGCGGGAGACGATGTACATCGCCGTCCACCGCTTCATCAAGGAGGACTTCGCTGAGTACTTCCGCGTCGTCGAGGCGATCCTGAGCCGGCACGGCGGCCGACCGCACTGGGGCAAGATCCACACCCGCACGGCCGCGGACCTGAACGAGCTCTATCCGCGATTCGCGGACTTCTGCGAGCTGCGGGCCCGTCTGGATCCGGAGGCCGTGTTCGGCAACCGCTTCACCGACTCACTGTTCGGTCTCAGCCGCAGCTGA
- a CDS encoding transcriptional regulator encodes MKRMKRATFTAAALLSCTLAFSGCSLISQVVQPDQGQTGEQSNADGQGQDGQDQNGGQDQNGQDQGDENGQEPSADKNSEDQAGGQDSSSDQSASNSSSSSTSSADGSTGSDSGSSSGSQGQVSIGESFEDPEMQDKIEVLSAVRNFESSKRASAIELGGEVVLLEVKITPGKKYSGLIQSGAFKISEDGGADFRYDQTDGLEAEMRAAGFEPFEDVSRRDGGTHQGWLAYVPNEKQDTYTIRYERGAGKVMGTDEKVPEFTTTFDIPSV; translated from the coding sequence ATGAAACGCATGAAGCGTGCCACCTTCACCGCTGCGGCCCTGCTCAGCTGTACCCTCGCCTTCTCGGGCTGCTCGCTCATCAGCCAGGTCGTCCAGCCCGACCAGGGCCAGACCGGCGAGCAGTCGAACGCCGACGGTCAGGGCCAGGACGGTCAGGACCAGAACGGCGGTCAGGACCAGAATGGTCAGGATCAGGGCGATGAGAACGGGCAGGAGCCGAGTGCCGACAAGAACAGCGAGGACCAGGCCGGCGGGCAGGACTCGAGTTCCGATCAGTCGGCCTCGAACTCCTCGTCGTCGTCGACCTCGTCCGCCGACGGGTCCACCGGGTCGGATTCGGGGTCGTCGTCCGGCAGTCAGGGCCAGGTCAGTATCGGTGAAAGCTTCGAGGACCCGGAGATGCAGGACAAGATCGAGGTGCTCTCGGCGGTGCGGAACTTCGAGTCGTCCAAGAGGGCCTCGGCGATCGAACTCGGCGGCGAAGTCGTCCTTCTCGAAGTCAAGATCACCCCGGGCAAGAAATACAGCGGACTCATCCAGTCCGGAGCGTTCAAGATCTCCGAAGACGGGGGTGCGGATTTCCGCTACGACCAGACCGACGGCCTCGAAGCCGAGATGCGGGCCGCCGGATTCGAACCCTTCGAAGATGTGTCTCGCCGCGACGGCGGAACCCACCAAGGCTGGCTCGCCTATGTTCCGAATGAGAAGCAGGACACCTACACGATCCGCTACGAACGCGGCGCCGGGAAGGTGATGGGAACCGACGAGAAGGTCCCCGAGTTCACGACGACCTTCGACATCCCGTCCGTCTGA
- a CDS encoding alpha/beta fold hydrolase produces MDSLLKQDVRIPVSSRSGAGDLEGHLFLPSADPHAMLTIHPATATPERFYFSFAEAAAARGFAVVTYGFRGVGDRRAARAHRHLRMRDWICEDVAAAGAWAEERFPDLPHTALGHSLGGHALLLGSGGQRLCGIVTIATAMVAARSIAPRSERWRVEVGLGVFGRVATRVFGYMPGSRVGLGEDIPAAALYEWTNWLRRTHFFFDDPSFDAEARAARLRTPVLAVGTSDDPWATGAFIDALTDRLRLAPVTRRTFVPEELGTDHIGHHGLMRRSIADDAWPEILDWLETRAAEE; encoded by the coding sequence ATGGACTCACTTCTCAAGCAGGACGTGCGCATCCCGGTGTCGAGCCGGTCCGGTGCCGGCGATCTCGAGGGACATCTCTTCCTCCCCTCTGCCGACCCGCACGCGATGCTGACGATCCACCCGGCCACCGCGACTCCCGAACGCTTCTACTTCTCCTTCGCCGAGGCGGCGGCTGCCCGTGGGTTCGCTGTGGTCACCTACGGCTTCCGCGGTGTCGGTGACCGGAGGGCGGCTCGCGCCCATCGGCATCTGCGCATGCGCGACTGGATCTGCGAAGATGTGGCGGCCGCGGGCGCCTGGGCCGAGGAGAGGTTCCCTGATCTGCCGCATACGGCGTTGGGCCACAGCCTCGGCGGGCACGCTCTGCTCCTGGGCAGCGGCGGACAGCGGCTATGCGGAATCGTCACAATCGCCACAGCGATGGTGGCGGCCCGCAGCATCGCGCCCCGCAGCGAGCGCTGGCGAGTGGAAGTCGGCCTCGGAGTCTTCGGCAGGGTGGCCACACGAGTGTTCGGGTATATGCCCGGCAGCCGAGTGGGACTCGGCGAGGACATCCCCGCCGCCGCCCTCTACGAGTGGACGAACTGGCTGCGCCGCACCCACTTCTTCTTCGACGACCCGAGTTTCGACGCCGAGGCACGCGCCGCCCGACTGCGCACACCTGTTCTCGCCGTCGGCACCTCCGACGATCCGTGGGCGACCGGTGCGTTCATCGATGCGCTCACCGACCGCCTGCGGCTGGCTCCGGTGACTCGTCGCACCTTCGTCCCGGAGGAGCTCGGCACCGACCACATCGGCCATCACGGTCTCATGCGCCGATCCATCGCCGACGACGCCTGGCCGGAGATCCTCGACTGGCTCGAGACGAGAGCAGCCGAAGAATAG
- the purB gene encoding adenylosuccinate lyase, which yields MPTVSLAEISPAIALGPLDGRYRKDTADLVDHLSEAALNRNRITVEIEWFIHLAQNSVIEGVRTLTPDEVDGLRAFAADFDADTIATLAAHEAVTVHDVKAVEYTIKEALVTIGAEDLGELVHFCCTSEDINNLSWALGIKGATEQVWLPRAKALIDALAESATELAEVPMLAHTHGQPATPTTMGKELAVFVHRLRRQYERIAATEFLGKINGATGTYSAHLAAVPGADWPQIARTFVEDRLGLTFNPLTTQIESHDWNAELFADLARFNRIAHNLATDMWTYISMNYFKQIPVAGATGSSTMPHKVNPIRFENAEANLELSCALLDSLGSTLVTSRMQRDLTDSTSQRNIGVAFGHSVLALNNLVKGLGALAINEEALAADLDGNWEVLGEAVQSVMRAAGLQGVPGMDNPYETLKELTRGKRINQADLQTFVDGLGLPEERAELLKALTPATYTGVAAQLAESEVADWKAVSEG from the coding sequence ATGCCGACTGTTTCCCTTGCCGAAATCTCGCCCGCCATCGCTCTCGGACCGCTTGATGGTCGCTATCGCAAAGACACCGCTGACCTCGTCGATCACCTCTCCGAGGCGGCTCTCAACCGCAATCGCATCACGGTGGAGATCGAATGGTTCATCCACCTCGCACAGAACTCGGTGATCGAGGGTGTACGCACCCTCACCCCCGATGAGGTCGACGGACTGCGCGCTTTCGCCGCCGACTTCGACGCCGACACCATCGCCACGCTGGCCGCTCATGAAGCCGTCACCGTCCATGACGTCAAGGCCGTCGAATACACAATCAAAGAAGCACTAGTGACGATCGGTGCCGAGGATCTCGGCGAGCTCGTCCACTTCTGCTGCACGTCCGAAGACATCAACAACCTGTCCTGGGCGCTCGGCATCAAGGGTGCCACCGAACAGGTGTGGTTGCCGCGGGCCAAGGCTCTCATCGACGCTCTCGCCGAGTCCGCCACGGAACTGGCCGAGGTTCCGATGCTCGCCCACACTCATGGTCAGCCGGCCACACCGACGACGATGGGCAAGGAACTCGCGGTCTTCGTCCACCGACTCCGCCGCCAGTACGAACGCATCGCCGCCACCGAGTTCCTCGGCAAGATCAACGGCGCCACGGGCACCTATTCGGCGCATCTGGCGGCTGTGCCGGGAGCCGACTGGCCGCAGATCGCCCGCACCTTCGTCGAAGACCGTCTCGGGCTGACCTTCAACCCTCTGACGACTCAGATCGAGTCCCACGACTGGAACGCCGAACTGTTCGCCGATCTCGCTCGGTTCAATCGGATCGCCCACAATCTGGCCACCGATATGTGGACCTACATCTCGATGAACTACTTCAAGCAGATCCCCGTCGCCGGTGCGACCGGTTCGTCGACGATGCCGCACAAGGTCAATCCGATCCGGTTCGAGAACGCCGAAGCCAACCTCGAACTCTCCTGTGCTCTTCTCGATTCCCTGGGCTCGACGCTGGTCACTTCTCGGATGCAGCGCGACCTCACCGACTCGACCTCACAGCGCAACATCGGTGTCGCATTCGGCCACTCGGTTCTCGCGCTCAACAATCTGGTCAAAGGCCTCGGAGCCCTCGCCATCAACGAGGAGGCACTGGCCGCCGACCTCGACGGCAACTGGGAGGTCCTCGGTGAAGCCGTTCAGTCGGTCATGCGCGCCGCCGGACTGCAGGGTGTGCCGGGAATGGACAATCCGTACGAAACGCTCAAGGAACTCACTCGCGGCAAGCGCATCAACCAGGCCGATCTGCAGACGTTCGTCGACGGTCTCGGGCTGCCCGAGGAGCGCGCCGAACTGCTCAAGGCTCTGACACCTGCCACCTACACCGGTGTCGCGGCTCAGCTCGCTGAGTCCGAGGTCGCGGACTGGAAGGCCGTCAGCGAGGGCTGA
- a CDS encoding amino acid deaminase/aldolase, translated as MVSSGLRRALKGTCAPTAVLDLDAFDENLDALAQRARGLPIRLATKSLRVPEAIDRALAHPAYSGVLAFSVPEALFLHVRGVRDIVIGYPSLDRPALTRMVAEAGARSNMTVMIDSVDHLDIIDDVRRSLAEAGRGSGPERTGPDVAAPNGTGPEGEARNLAEAGAASVRVCIDVDSSYRPAESWLGDRVHIGARRSPIRDGRAAVALARQVAARPGFDLVGMMFYEGQIAGTADAGRTVKQAIVRAMQRASIAELAERRAAVIAAVREVADLEFVNGGGTGSFESSSGEGTLTELAAGSGLYSPGLFDGYTHFRHRPAAYFVTPVVRRPGPGWVTVFKGGFIASGVPGPDRLPTIAWPPGLEYSGLEGPGEVQTPLTGPGTDSLRIGDLVWFRHAKAGELAEHFNDVQIVSQGRISDAWTTYRGEGLVL; from the coding sequence ATGGTTTCGAGTGGACTCCGGCGTGCGCTGAAAGGGACCTGTGCACCCACCGCCGTCCTCGACCTCGACGCGTTCGATGAGAACCTCGATGCCCTGGCCCAGCGCGCTCGCGGACTGCCGATCCGGCTGGCCACGAAATCCCTGCGCGTGCCCGAGGCCATCGACCGAGCGCTCGCCCACCCCGCCTATTCCGGCGTGCTCGCATTCTCCGTTCCCGAGGCGCTGTTCCTCCACGTTCGCGGCGTCCGCGACATCGTCATCGGCTATCCCAGCCTCGACCGGCCGGCCCTGACCCGGATGGTCGCCGAGGCGGGAGCGCGGTCGAACATGACCGTGATGATCGACTCCGTGGACCACCTCGACATCATCGACGACGTCCGCAGATCCCTCGCCGAGGCGGGGCGGGGTTCCGGCCCGGAAAGGACCGGTCCGGACGTCGCTGCGCCGAATGGGACTGGTCCGGAGGGGGAGGCGAGGAACCTCGCCGAGGCGGGAGCCGCCTCGGTGCGGGTGTGCATCGACGTCGACTCCTCCTATCGCCCGGCCGAATCCTGGTTGGGAGACCGGGTCCATATCGGGGCCAGGCGATCACCGATCCGTGACGGGCGAGCAGCCGTCGCGCTCGCCCGACAGGTCGCGGCCCGGCCCGGGTTCGACCTCGTCGGGATGATGTTCTACGAGGGGCAGATCGCCGGCACCGCCGACGCCGGACGAACGGTCAAGCAGGCGATCGTGCGCGCCATGCAGAGAGCCTCGATCGCCGAACTCGCCGAACGACGAGCCGCCGTCATCGCCGCCGTCAGAGAGGTCGCCGACCTCGAATTCGTCAACGGCGGGGGAACCGGCTCGTTCGAATCCAGCTCCGGCGAAGGCACTCTGACCGAACTCGCCGCCGGATCCGGCCTCTACTCCCCGGGACTCTTCGACGGCTATACGCACTTCCGGCATCGGCCGGCCGCATACTTCGTCACTCCCGTCGTGCGCAGGCCCGGGCCCGGCTGGGTGACGGTCTTCAAGGGCGGGTTCATCGCCTCGGGAGTCCCCGGCCCCGACCGTCTGCCGACGATCGCCTGGCCGCCGGGGCTCGAGTACTCCGGTCTCGAGGGGCCCGGAGAGGTGCAGACGCCGCTGACCGGGCCCGGTACGGACTCGCTGCGCATCGGCGACCTCGTGTGGTTCCGGCATGCGAAGGCCGGTGAGCTGGCCGAACACTTCAACGACGTCCAGATCGTGTCCCAGGGCCGCATCAGCGATGCCTGGACCACCTATCGAGGAGAGGGGCTCGTGCTGTGA